One Mycolicibacterium crocinum DNA window includes the following coding sequences:
- a CDS encoding carboxylesterase family protein produces MTQRVVEASCGSLLVDDDGVLLTARGIVYATAERFTAPILASPHTDVHDATQRGPACPQLPSRLNFVTGPVIDQLPRSEACQVLSITAPSNAENLPVMVWFHGGAYMSGSGEAPKYDPDLLVAEGRIVVVRVTYRLGIFGYLNPGAGGDENLGLRDQIVALRWVQQHIANFGGDPSRVTIFGQSAGGDSVFSLMLSAEAAGLFHRAIIQSAPLGLLGGREAMTAAMRLAVAGALGGVAPADASVEQLLDAQTAAVTAAQRFGLTGGLPYAPIAGVDPLPDGHRRLGDTAPHVEILVGYTATMPVRSSR; encoded by the coding sequence GTGACACAGCGGGTAGTGGAAGCCAGTTGCGGATCATTACTCGTCGACGACGACGGCGTCCTGCTCACTGCGCGCGGCATCGTCTATGCCACCGCTGAGCGATTTACCGCACCCATCCTCGCCTCGCCGCACACCGACGTACACGACGCCACGCAGCGAGGCCCGGCGTGTCCGCAGCTGCCGTCCCGCTTGAATTTCGTGACCGGTCCCGTCATCGACCAACTTCCGCGTAGCGAAGCGTGTCAGGTACTCAGCATCACGGCACCGAGCAACGCCGAGAACCTTCCGGTGATGGTGTGGTTCCACGGCGGGGCCTACATGTCGGGGAGCGGGGAGGCGCCCAAGTACGATCCGGACCTCCTGGTCGCGGAGGGTCGCATCGTGGTTGTCCGGGTCACCTACCGGCTCGGCATCTTCGGCTACCTCAACCCGGGCGCAGGCGGAGACGAAAACCTGGGACTGCGCGACCAAATCGTCGCGCTGCGTTGGGTTCAGCAGCACATCGCCAACTTCGGTGGCGACCCTTCGCGGGTCACGATTTTCGGCCAGTCAGCGGGCGGCGACTCGGTTTTCTCGCTGATGCTGTCTGCGGAAGCTGCGGGCCTCTTCCACCGGGCCATCATCCAAAGCGCTCCACTCGGCCTGCTCGGGGGCCGAGAGGCGATGACCGCGGCGATGCGGCTGGCGGTAGCCGGTGCGCTCGGCGGCGTCGCACCGGCGGACGCGAGCGTGGAACAGTTGCTCGACGCTCAAACCGCCGCTGTGACAGCCGCGCAGCGCTTCGGGCTGACCGGCGGATTGCCGTACGCACCCATCGCCGGGGTGGATCCTCTGCCCGATGGCCACCGTCGTCTCGGCGACACAGCGCCACACGTCGAGATACTCGTCGGGTACACCGCAACGATGCCGGTCCGTTCCTCGCGATGA
- a CDS encoding acyl-CoA dehydrogenase family protein yields MTDVATTTATESIDEFAARARAWLADNMPRVDPDKLPVALRAEQSSWDRAKELQKRLYEGGFAGLCFPREYGGQGLPLAYQKAFTAECRGYEMPLILNVPSLTICAATILDMGTEAQKRERISAAIRGDEILCQLLSEPSGGSDLAGVITRADRVGDKWIINGAKTWSTSAFAADYGLMLARTDWTVPKHQGLTMFLVPLNSPGITMRRIKEVNGNEEFCEEFFDGLELGDDAVVGEVNNGWEVASRQLHHERRAVGGGSEFASGTDSDNAEEMPPDHVAYAELTGQGNDPAVQALAGRALVRRIVKNQLIDHVGSAIGNGSLPPNAGTLIRLFHAETTELEVDTALAIAGSAGVVDEGEELSGLLDSIGVRYLSRQTGSLGGGSSEMARNVISERILGFPREFAADKGVPFNQVKRGRT; encoded by the coding sequence ATGACCGACGTTGCGACCACCACGGCCACCGAATCGATCGATGAATTCGCCGCCCGGGCCCGTGCGTGGCTCGCGGACAACATGCCGCGGGTCGATCCCGACAAGCTTCCGGTCGCCCTGCGCGCCGAACAGTCCTCCTGGGATCGTGCCAAGGAGCTGCAGAAGCGCTTGTACGAGGGCGGTTTCGCCGGCCTGTGCTTTCCCCGCGAGTACGGCGGACAGGGCCTACCGCTGGCCTATCAGAAGGCATTCACCGCCGAGTGCCGCGGCTACGAAATGCCACTGATCCTCAACGTGCCATCGCTGACCATCTGTGCGGCAACGATTCTCGACATGGGCACCGAGGCCCAGAAGCGTGAGCGCATCTCGGCCGCCATCCGGGGTGACGAGATCCTGTGCCAGCTGCTGAGCGAACCCAGCGGCGGCTCCGATCTGGCCGGCGTCATCACGCGCGCCGACCGGGTCGGCGACAAGTGGATCATCAACGGCGCCAAGACCTGGAGCACCAGCGCGTTCGCCGCCGACTATGGCCTGATGCTGGCCCGCACCGATTGGACCGTGCCCAAACACCAGGGCCTGACGATGTTCCTGGTGCCCTTGAACTCCCCCGGCATCACCATGCGCCGCATCAAAGAGGTCAACGGCAACGAGGAGTTCTGCGAAGAGTTTTTCGACGGTCTCGAACTGGGTGACGACGCCGTCGTCGGCGAGGTCAACAACGGTTGGGAAGTGGCGTCGAGGCAACTTCACCATGAACGCCGCGCGGTCGGCGGCGGATCGGAATTCGCCAGTGGCACCGACTCGGACAACGCCGAAGAGATGCCGCCGGATCACGTCGCCTACGCCGAACTCACCGGCCAGGGCAACGACCCGGCCGTGCAGGCCCTCGCGGGCCGGGCGTTGGTCCGCCGGATCGTCAAGAACCAGCTCATCGACCATGTGGGCAGTGCGATCGGAAACGGTTCGCTGCCGCCCAATGCCGGTACGTTGATTCGTCTGTTCCACGCCGAGACAACCGAATTGGAGGTCGACACCGCGCTGGCGATCGCAGGGTCGGCCGGCGTCGTCGACGAAGGTGAAGAGTTGTCCGGCCTGCTGGACAGCATCGGGGTGCGGTACCTGTCCCGGCAGACCGGCTCCCTGGGCGGCGGAAGCAGTGAGATGGCCCGCAATGTGATCAGCGAACGGATTCTCGGCTTCCCCCGCGAATTCGCCGCCGATAAGGGTGTGCCGTTCAATCAGGTCAAGCGCGGCCGCACCTAG
- a CDS encoding acyl-CoA dehydrogenase family protein has protein sequence MTDVSSPEQLLFASTTQAFLEKEGSLSRVRELHAADSSFDSAWWQRAAELGWASLLVPEELGGGSVSGDGVADLALVAEQIGHSVAPGPLHPVSTVLAGLVEAPDGHGDTIEALVSGELIASWAVYEPRRPLSPLEPGVTATRTDSGYRIDGVKDRVEAGSEAGVFLVVADLDGSPRQFLVPADRATVTGQRSVDMVKRYARVEFNGTEVDESAVVGDAASTPAIIERQRQVALVLQCAEIVGILDTVLAMTTQWMFDRHSFGRPLASYQALKHRLADMKMWFEACRATTAGAVAAVSARSDDAPLLVSVAKAYVAERAPVMLQDCVQLHGGIGVTWEHDLHVFLRRTVLYRALYGSPDDHHRAVYALSAKTVGQEASA, from the coding sequence ATGACGGACGTGTCCTCCCCCGAACAACTGCTGTTCGCGTCGACGACGCAGGCGTTCCTGGAAAAAGAAGGGTCGCTGAGCCGGGTCCGCGAGTTGCACGCCGCGGACTCGTCCTTCGACAGCGCGTGGTGGCAGCGGGCCGCCGAGCTCGGCTGGGCCAGCCTGCTGGTTCCGGAAGAGCTTGGCGGCGGGAGTGTTTCGGGTGACGGCGTGGCCGATCTGGCCCTGGTGGCCGAACAGATCGGACACAGCGTGGCACCGGGTCCGCTGCATCCGGTCAGCACCGTGCTGGCGGGTCTGGTGGAGGCGCCGGACGGCCATGGCGACACCATCGAAGCGTTGGTGTCCGGCGAGCTGATCGCATCCTGGGCGGTCTACGAACCGCGCCGCCCGCTGTCTCCGCTGGAGCCGGGGGTGACCGCGACGCGCACCGACTCGGGCTACCGCATCGACGGTGTGAAGGATCGTGTCGAGGCGGGCAGCGAAGCCGGCGTCTTTCTGGTCGTGGCCGACCTGGACGGCAGTCCTCGCCAATTTCTGGTCCCCGCCGACCGCGCCACGGTCACCGGGCAACGCTCGGTCGACATGGTAAAGCGTTATGCCCGGGTGGAATTCAACGGCACCGAGGTGGACGAGTCCGCCGTCGTCGGCGATGCCGCGTCAACGCCGGCGATCATCGAGCGGCAGCGGCAGGTCGCCCTGGTGCTCCAGTGCGCGGAGATCGTCGGGATCCTCGACACCGTGCTGGCGATGACGACCCAATGGATGTTCGATCGCCACAGTTTCGGCAGACCGCTGGCGTCCTATCAGGCACTCAAGCATCGGCTCGCCGATATGAAGATGTGGTTCGAGGCGTGCCGAGCGACCACCGCCGGTGCGGTCGCTGCTGTGTCGGCACGCTCGGATGACGCCCCCCTGCTGGTGAGTGTCGCCAAAGCCTATGTGGCCGAACGCGCCCCGGTGATGTTGCAGGATTGCGTGCAGCTGCACGGCGGGATCGGTGTCACCTGGGAGCATGATCTGCACGTGTTCCTGCGCCGAACCGTGCTCTACCGCGCGCTCTACGGCTCACCCGACGACCACCACCGCGCCGTCTACGCGTTGAGCGCCAAGACCGTTGGACAGGAGGCTTCGGCATGA
- a CDS encoding amidohydrolase family protein, producing the protein MPSRELPYPVFDADNHFYEPKEALTQFLPDNRKGVIDYIDVHGRTKIVVRNTISDYIPNPTFEVVARPGAQEEYFKHGSGGKSFREIMGKPMKAIPAFRNPEARLEVLDGLGLDYTIMFPTLASLVEERLKDDPDLILDIIHALNQWMYETWQFNYEGRIFSTPVIDLAVVDRALEELEWCLERGAKTVLVRPAPVPGYRGTRSLGLPEFDPFWDACVKAGIPVCMHASDSGYAAYLNDWEPADEFLPFKPTAFRMVSMGKRPIEDTMAALVCHGALTRNPDLRILSIENGASWVPYLFYQFKDVYSKMPQEFPEDPIEAFKRAVYVAPFWEDDFKKMSELCGVDRIIFGSDWPHPEGLADPINLVDDLVAQGLTEEEQRKVMGGNLVDLFNVPNESVHKPDVPALVIA; encoded by the coding sequence ATGCCCTCGCGCGAGCTTCCCTATCCCGTATTCGACGCCGACAATCACTTCTACGAGCCGAAGGAAGCGCTGACGCAATTCCTGCCGGACAACCGCAAGGGCGTCATCGACTACATCGATGTCCACGGCCGCACCAAGATCGTCGTCCGCAACACGATCAGCGACTACATCCCCAACCCGACCTTCGAGGTCGTCGCCCGCCCCGGCGCCCAGGAGGAGTACTTCAAGCACGGCAGTGGCGGCAAGAGCTTCCGCGAGATTATGGGCAAGCCGATGAAGGCCATCCCCGCCTTCCGCAACCCCGAGGCACGCCTCGAGGTGCTCGACGGGCTGGGCCTGGACTACACGATCATGTTCCCGACGCTGGCCAGCCTGGTCGAGGAGCGGCTCAAGGACGATCCGGATCTGATCCTGGACATCATCCACGCGCTGAACCAGTGGATGTATGAGACCTGGCAGTTCAACTACGAAGGCCGGATCTTCTCCACCCCGGTCATCGATCTGGCCGTCGTCGATCGGGCCCTCGAGGAACTCGAGTGGTGCCTCGAGCGTGGGGCGAAGACCGTTCTGGTCCGGCCGGCGCCAGTACCCGGCTACCGCGGCACCCGCTCGCTCGGGCTGCCCGAGTTCGATCCGTTCTGGGATGCCTGCGTCAAGGCCGGCATCCCGGTGTGCATGCACGCCTCCGACAGCGGTTACGCCGCCTATCTCAACGACTGGGAGCCCGCCGACGAGTTCCTGCCGTTCAAGCCGACGGCGTTCCGGATGGTGTCGATGGGCAAGCGCCCCATCGAGGACACCATGGCGGCGCTCGTCTGCCACGGCGCGCTGACCCGCAACCCGGATCTGCGCATCCTGTCGATCGAGAACGGCGCGTCCTGGGTGCCCTACCTGTTCTACCAGTTCAAAGACGTGTATTCGAAGATGCCGCAGGAGTTCCCCGAGGACCCGATCGAGGCGTTCAAGCGGGCCGTCTACGTGGCGCCGTTCTGGGAGGACGACTTCAAGAAGATGTCGGAGCTGTGCGGTGTCGACCGCATCATCTTCGGCTCGGACTGGCCGCATCCGGAAGGCTTGGCCGACCCGATCAACCTCGTGGACGATCTGGTTGCCCAGGGCCTCACCGAAGAAGAGCAGCGAAAGGTGATGGGCGGCAACCTGGTCGACCTGTTCAACGTCCCCAACGAGTCGGTGCACAAGCCCGACGTGCCCGCGCTCGTCATCGCATGA
- a CDS encoding TetR/AcrR family transcriptional regulator produces the protein MAKANERTPAAVRADPDSRESRFMRSALSILAETGRTDFTVLEVVERSKTSLRSFYQHFSTKDELLLALIDTIMAESTKHWRNETDDLPAAEAMRVLIDRICTPAESTKQDSINRGLTYYNDHLAESLPTEYSRVLSPLHQLIGEILERGISEGTFRSDLAVETTAALIMQAVLGAMRLRSLGAELNGVPIDGAHIYDFCVRGLLP, from the coding sequence ATGGCCAAGGCCAACGAACGAACGCCCGCGGCGGTGCGCGCCGATCCCGACTCGCGGGAGAGCCGATTCATGCGCTCGGCGTTGTCGATTCTGGCCGAGACGGGCCGCACCGACTTCACCGTCCTCGAGGTCGTCGAGCGCTCAAAGACCTCGCTACGGTCGTTCTACCAGCACTTTTCCACCAAGGACGAGCTGCTGTTGGCCTTGATCGACACGATCATGGCCGAGTCGACCAAGCACTGGCGCAACGAGACCGACGACCTGCCGGCAGCCGAGGCGATGCGGGTGTTGATCGACCGGATCTGCACGCCCGCCGAGTCCACCAAGCAGGACAGCATCAACCGCGGCCTGACCTACTACAACGACCACCTCGCGGAGTCGCTGCCCACGGAGTACTCCCGGGTGCTCTCCCCGCTGCATCAGCTGATCGGCGAAATCCTCGAGCGCGGGATCTCCGAGGGGACGTTCCGGTCTGATCTGGCAGTTGAGACCACCGCCGCGCTCATCATGCAGGCGGTGCTGGGCGCCATGCGGCTGCGCAGCCTCGGCGCCGAACTCAACGGTGTGCCCATCGATGGCGCGCATATCTACGACTTCTGCGTGCGCGGTCTGCTTCCCTGA
- a CDS encoding acyl-CoA thioesterase, which yields MTDSAANHWTVARLLDLFDVEAESQDRYIAPTGIADADERQVVEGTQVLAQVIVAAAKRFEGKSIRSVHSVFARAVLVGPPVILDIDVVSEGRSTASAIITASQNDKRCMTFTVLADVPTPDVIRHHLPRPEVAGPSEANVCEMPMGGRQVKLVDVIDINSPDEVGPPEVYAWLHYDPIPSRDDLAKALIAYFTGHLGISTTMRAHAGIGTAQSHFTVSTAPMTVTVSFHEPVSWTGWLLYTHESTQVGAGMSYIRGAVHTEEGELIASFTQDALIRPLRTSDNAIAAEARI from the coding sequence ATGACGGACTCTGCCGCCAACCACTGGACAGTGGCGCGCCTGCTCGATCTCTTCGACGTCGAAGCCGAGAGCCAGGACCGCTACATCGCCCCCACCGGTATCGCCGACGCCGACGAGCGGCAGGTCGTCGAGGGCACCCAGGTTCTCGCCCAGGTGATCGTCGCCGCCGCAAAGCGCTTCGAGGGCAAGTCGATTCGCTCGGTGCACAGTGTGTTCGCACGCGCAGTCCTGGTGGGTCCGCCGGTCATTCTCGACATCGATGTCGTCTCCGAGGGGCGCTCGACGGCCTCAGCGATCATCACCGCCTCGCAGAACGACAAGCGCTGCATGACGTTCACCGTGCTGGCCGATGTGCCCACCCCGGACGTGATCCGCCACCATCTGCCGCGCCCCGAGGTGGCCGGGCCCAGCGAGGCCAATGTCTGCGAAATGCCCATGGGCGGAAGGCAAGTCAAGCTCGTCGACGTCATCGACATCAACAGCCCCGACGAGGTCGGACCGCCGGAGGTCTACGCCTGGCTGCACTACGACCCCATCCCGTCGCGTGACGATCTGGCCAAGGCGTTGATCGCCTACTTCACCGGGCATCTCGGTATTTCGACGACCATGCGCGCACACGCTGGCATCGGCACCGCGCAGTCACACTTCACCGTGTCGACCGCGCCGATGACCGTCACGGTGAGCTTCCACGAGCCGGTCAGCTGGACTGGCTGGCTGCTCTACACCCACGAGAGCACCCAGGTCGGTGCCGGCATGTCCTACATCCGCGGCGCGGTGCATACCGAAGAGGGTGAGTTGATCGCGTCCTTCACCCAGGATGCGTTGATCCGGCCGCTGCGGACCTCCGACAACGCCATCGCCGCCGAAGCCCGGATCTAG
- a CDS encoding DUF427 domain-containing protein — MSLVAGRGPLGPDRAGWFSAPVADPIVYVEPHPRRVQAIRGGQTVIDTERALLVHRAGAALSYVFPVGETAGLPTEPEPEAPGYVRVPWDAVDTWLEEGRTLVHYPPNPYHRVDCRPTRRRLRVAVAGEVLVDTDDTVIVFETALAPRLYVAPEHVRTDLLRQTATSSYCNYKGYATYWAAGGVDDVAWSYDDPLPETSTIRGYFSFDPDRAEVTAQLPEAG, encoded by the coding sequence ATGAGTCTGGTCGCCGGACGCGGCCCGCTCGGCCCGGACCGGGCCGGCTGGTTCTCCGCGCCGGTGGCCGACCCGATCGTGTACGTCGAGCCGCACCCGCGCCGGGTGCAGGCGATTCGCGGCGGGCAGACCGTCATCGACACCGAGCGCGCGCTGCTGGTGCACCGCGCCGGTGCGGCGCTGAGCTATGTGTTCCCGGTCGGCGAAACAGCCGGTCTGCCAACCGAACCCGAGCCTGAGGCGCCGGGGTATGTGCGGGTGCCGTGGGATGCCGTTGACACCTGGCTGGAGGAGGGGCGCACCCTCGTGCACTATCCGCCCAACCCGTACCACCGGGTGGACTGCCGGCCCACCCGGCGGCGGCTCCGGGTCGCGGTTGCCGGTGAGGTTCTGGTGGACACCGACGACACCGTGATCGTGTTCGAAACCGCCCTGGCGCCGCGGCTTTATGTTGCCCCGGAGCATGTGCGCACCGACCTGCTGAGGCAGACGGCGACCTCGAGCTACTGCAATTACAAGGGGTATGCGACCTATTGGGCCGCCGGCGGTGTGGACGACGTCGCCTGGAGTTACGACGATCCGCTGCCGGAAACCTCGACGATCCGGGGATATTTCAGCTTCGACCCGGACCGGGCCGAGGTCACCGCGCAGCTGCCCGAAGCCGGTTAG
- a CDS encoding MBL fold metallo-hydrolase: MDRIQVTPVLTMFRIGGWQSYLVDDGTERLLIDTGAPDGSAELLSACGTPDLVILTHGHVDHCGSAAAVHERTGAPIAAGAGDAEVIRGGLVAPAPNFEDWEVPIHQNVAAGLPPAAPAVPVAIELQGSEVLDIVGGTHIIAAPGHTDGSIAVHLLAHGILFTGDTVANVGEVTLGVFNRDRERTAESFRALAEIDCRTACFGHGEPIAADAGRLLRDAAARIG, from the coding sequence ATGGACCGCATCCAGGTGACGCCGGTGCTCACGATGTTCCGCATCGGCGGCTGGCAGTCCTACCTCGTCGACGACGGCACCGAGCGGTTGCTGATCGACACCGGCGCACCCGACGGCAGTGCTGAACTTCTTTCCGCCTGTGGCACACCAGATTTGGTGATTCTCACCCACGGCCACGTCGACCATTGCGGGTCAGCCGCCGCGGTTCACGAGCGCACCGGTGCGCCCATCGCCGCCGGAGCCGGCGATGCCGAGGTCATCCGGGGCGGGCTGGTCGCGCCAGCACCGAACTTCGAAGACTGGGAAGTGCCGATCCATCAGAATGTGGCGGCCGGTCTCCCGCCGGCAGCGCCGGCCGTACCGGTGGCGATCGAACTGCAGGGTTCGGAGGTCCTCGACATCGTCGGCGGTACGCACATCATCGCCGCGCCCGGCCACACCGACGGCAGCATCGCAGTCCACCTTCTCGCGCACGGCATCCTGTTCACCGGCGACACCGTGGCCAACGTGGGCGAGGTGACACTCGGGGTGTTCAACCGGGACCGGGAACGCACCGCAGAGTCGTTCCGCGCACTCGCTGAAATCGACTGCCGAACAGCCTGTTTCGGACATGGAGAACCCATCGCCGCGGATGCCGGGCGGCTTCTTCGCGACGCGGCCGCCCGGATCGGCTAA
- the ypfJ gene encoding KPN_02809 family neutral zinc metallopeptidase: MTFNEGMQIDTSTTSTGGGGGRGIAIGGGLGGLVVVLLAVFLGIDPGKVTVPQQALPPGAEQSGYDLSKCKTGADANEYVECRVVATGNSVDGVWSDLLKGYTRPKMMLFKNQVQTGCGPATSDVGPFYCPVDKTAYFDTDFFQVLTDQFGSSGGPLAQEYVVAHEYGHHVQDLLGVLGRAQQGAQGATGGSVRTELQADCYAGVWAHYAAITKQPGTDVTYLQPLTDKDIADALSAAASVGDDRIQKQATGRVNPEAWTHGSSAERQKWFTTGYQTGDPKQCDTFTARDLG, encoded by the coding sequence ATGACCTTCAACGAGGGAATGCAGATCGACACCAGCACCACCTCGACCGGTGGCGGCGGCGGTCGTGGCATCGCGATCGGCGGTGGCCTCGGCGGCCTCGTAGTCGTGTTGCTGGCGGTGTTCCTCGGCATCGACCCCGGCAAGGTGACCGTTCCGCAGCAGGCCCTGCCGCCGGGAGCCGAGCAGTCGGGTTACGACCTGAGCAAGTGCAAGACCGGCGCGGACGCCAACGAGTACGTCGAATGCCGCGTGGTGGCCACCGGCAACTCCGTCGACGGCGTGTGGAGCGACCTGCTCAAGGGATACACCCGGCCCAAGATGATGCTGTTCAAGAATCAGGTGCAGACCGGGTGCGGCCCCGCGACCAGTGATGTCGGGCCGTTCTACTGCCCGGTCGACAAGACTGCGTATTTCGACACCGACTTTTTCCAGGTCCTCACCGATCAATTCGGTTCCAGCGGTGGACCATTGGCACAGGAGTACGTGGTCGCTCACGAGTACGGCCACCATGTGCAGGACCTGCTCGGCGTGCTCGGCCGCGCCCAACAGGGTGCGCAGGGCGCCACCGGCGGCAGTGTCCGTACCGAGCTGCAGGCCGACTGCTATGCCGGGGTGTGGGCCCACTACGCCGCGATCACCAAACAGCCGGGGACCGATGTCACCTACCTACAACCCTTGACCGACAAGGACATCGCCGACGCACTGTCGGCGGCAGCGTCAGTGGGTGACGACCGGATCCAGAAGCAGGCCACCGGGCGGGTGAACCCCGAGGCGTGGACCCACGGTTCGTCGGCCGAACGGCAGAAGTGGTTCACCACCGGCTACCAGACCGGCGATCCCAAACAGTGCGACACGTTCACGGCCCGCGATCTGGGCTAG
- a CDS encoding carboxylesterase/lipase family protein: MTVVADPSTVVDTSLGALRGTTEGGVRVWRGIPYAEQPIGERRFRAPVDLQPWAGVRDAVEHGPVPPQGRSFVGGGRDDPKIRDEACLTLTVWAPDTDTPLPVMVWIPGGAFVYGAGQLQLYNGSRLAANGDVVVVNVTYRLGVFGGFELGDLGAGFADNLCLRDQIAALRWVQDNIAAFGGDPSGVTIFGESAGATSVLALLASPAGEGLFARAIAQSPALPLIADRATRAKRAHEFVELVGADPAAFPVLPQRVLRRAAGQMQRRSAETTPTLAYGLTYGVDLLPKHPIEAARVGEVNPVPLIVGTNSHEASMFAWSKPPMLPTTADGIDAYFERVAPQARDRVLAGYPDYPRRRAQVAVGSDVMFGAPTWAFADAYSPHAMTHVYRFDHTTWTLRMLGLGATHGSEIVHIQHSYGSYLGRKIHPLGRRVQPAVGRRMQRTWLNFATHGALEDWPRYDTATRSTRVIRSSRDVSVDDPDALRRGAWQGLY, encoded by the coding sequence GTGACCGTCGTCGCGGATCCGTCGACCGTGGTTGACACCTCGCTCGGTGCGCTGCGGGGTACCACCGAAGGCGGCGTGCGGGTCTGGCGCGGCATTCCGTACGCCGAACAACCCATCGGGGAGCGCCGGTTTCGGGCGCCCGTCGACCTGCAACCGTGGGCCGGCGTGCGCGATGCCGTCGAACACGGACCCGTGCCGCCACAGGGTCGCTCGTTCGTCGGCGGTGGACGCGACGACCCGAAGATCCGCGACGAGGCCTGCTTGACGCTGACCGTCTGGGCGCCGGACACGGACACCCCGCTCCCGGTGATGGTGTGGATTCCCGGCGGCGCCTTCGTCTACGGCGCGGGGCAGTTGCAGCTCTACAACGGTTCGCGGCTGGCCGCCAATGGCGACGTCGTGGTGGTCAATGTGACCTATCGGCTCGGCGTGTTCGGCGGTTTCGAACTCGGCGATCTTGGCGCTGGTTTCGCTGACAACCTCTGCCTGCGGGATCAGATCGCGGCGTTGCGCTGGGTGCAGGACAACATCGCCGCCTTCGGTGGTGACCCGAGCGGCGTCACCATTTTCGGCGAATCCGCCGGTGCGACATCGGTGCTGGCGCTGCTCGCCAGCCCGGCCGGTGAGGGTTTGTTCGCCCGCGCGATCGCCCAGAGTCCGGCGCTTCCGCTGATCGCCGACCGGGCCACGCGGGCGAAGCGGGCTCATGAGTTCGTCGAGCTCGTCGGTGCCGACCCGGCCGCGTTCCCGGTGTTGCCGCAGCGGGTGCTGCGCCGCGCCGCGGGGCAGATGCAGCGCCGCAGCGCCGAGACCACGCCGACGCTGGCCTACGGCCTCACCTATGGCGTCGACCTGTTGCCGAAACATCCGATCGAGGCCGCCCGCGTCGGTGAGGTCAATCCGGTCCCGCTGATCGTCGGCACCAACAGCCATGAGGCGTCGATGTTCGCCTGGTCCAAGCCGCCGATGCTGCCGACCACCGCCGACGGGATCGACGCCTACTTCGAGCGGGTCGCCCCGCAGGCGCGGGACCGGGTGCTGGCGGGCTATCCCGACTATCCACGCCGTCGGGCGCAGGTGGCGGTGGGTTCCGATGTGATGTTCGGGGCGCCCACCTGGGCCTTCGCCGATGCCTACAGCCCGCACGCGATGACCCACGTCTACCGCTTCGACCACACCACGTGGACGCTGCGGATGCTCGGCCTCGGCGCCACCCACGGCAGCGAGATCGTGCACATCCAGCACAGCTACGGCTCGTACCTGGGCCGCAAGATCCATCCGCTCGGTCGGCGCGTGCAGCCCGCGGTGGGCCGTCGGATGCAACGCACCTGGCTGAACTTCGCCACCCACGGCGCGCTGGAGGACTGGCCCCGCTACGACACCGCGACGCGGTCCACCCGCGTGATCCGCTCGAGCCGCGACGTCTCCGTCGACGATCCGGACGCGCTGCGCCGCGGGGCGTGGCAGGGGCTCTACTAG
- a CDS encoding SRPBCC family protein, with translation MYPCERVDLDWIKDAPFRFSNSVDLAITPEQLFDVLADADSWPQWAKVITKVTWTSPKPYGVGTTRTVDMLGGLVGDEEFLAWEPFRYMAFRFNTCSNKVVAAFAEEYTVTETPGGCRLTWTLAQQANGPARFGLILGGPLMNLSFKWFLANLRRYTDKHYN, from the coding sequence ATGTATCCCTGTGAACGCGTCGACCTGGACTGGATCAAGGACGCACCGTTCCGCTTCTCCAACAGCGTCGACCTCGCGATCACGCCCGAGCAGCTGTTCGACGTCCTCGCCGACGCCGACTCCTGGCCGCAGTGGGCGAAGGTCATCACCAAGGTCACCTGGACCAGCCCCAAGCCGTACGGTGTCGGCACCACCCGGACCGTCGACATGCTCGGCGGACTGGTCGGTGACGAGGAATTCTTGGCCTGGGAGCCGTTCCGCTACATGGCTTTTCGGTTCAACACCTGCTCGAACAAGGTGGTGGCCGCGTTCGCCGAGGAGTACACGGTGACCGAAACCCCGGGCGGCTGCCGGCTGACCTGGACGCTGGCGCAGCAGGCCAACGGGCCGGCCCGGTTCGGGCTGATCCTGGGCGGCCCGTTGATGAACCTGTCGTTCAAGTGGTTCCTGGCCAACCTGCGTCGCTACACCGACAAGCACTACAACTAG